Genomic segment of Streptomyces longhuiensis:
AGCAGGCCGATCGCGGCGTCGAGGTACTGACCGGCCAGCTTGCTGTCGCTCATCGGCGGAGCCCCTTCGTCGTTACTGCCCGCATGCCGCGCATCACGTTGCGGTCCGGACCAGTGCCCTGTCAATACGTTCCTGCCGTACGGAGCCCGGTTCCCCCGGCGCGGCACGGTTGTCAGCGCTATGCGTCAGAATTGGGTTCAGGGCCAGCGCACGAGCTAGCGGTGAGCTAGCAGAGCTAATCGAGGGGCACGTATGTCCGGACTGATCGACACCACGGAGATGTATCTCCGCACCATCCTCGAGCTCGAAGAGGAAGGTGTGGTCCCCATGCGCGCCCGGATCGCCGAGCGGCTGGACCAGAGCGGCCCGACGGTGAGCCAGACCGTGGCCCGCATGGAGCGCGACGGCCTGGTGGCCGTGGCCACGGACCGCCACCTGGAGCTGACGGACGAGGGCCGCCGGCTGGCCACGCGCGTGATGCGCAAGCACCGCCTCGCCGAGTGTCTGCTCGTCGACGTGATCGGCCTGGAGTGGGAGCAGGTGCACGCGGAGGCCTGCCGCTGGGAGCACGTGATGAGCGAGGCGGTCGAGCGCCGCGTGCTCGAGCTGCTGCGGCACCCGACCGAGTCGCCGTACGGGAACCCGATCCCGGGGCTCGAGGAGCTGGGCGAGAAGGACGGCGCGGAC
This window contains:
- a CDS encoding metal-dependent transcriptional regulator — encoded protein: MSGLIDTTEMYLRTILELEEEGVVPMRARIAERLDQSGPTVSQTVARMERDGLVAVATDRHLELTDEGRRLATRVMRKHRLAECLLVDVIGLEWEQVHAEACRWEHVMSEAVERRVLELLRHPTESPYGNPIPGLEELGEKDGADPFLDEGMVSLADLDPGTDGKTVVVRRIGEPIQTDAQLMYTLRRAGIQPGSVVSVTASPGGVLVGSSGEAAELEADIASHVFVAKR